The following coding sequences lie in one Deinococcus malanensis genomic window:
- a CDS encoding ATP-binding protein has product MKSQPSFLPSLVYRRKVLMTVFRDVLAPGHLPPRPTPLVGREAEILMVSGLLSRPQLHLLTLRGPGGIGKTRLALELAYTLGPEFDLGAVWVNLVSLRDPAEVLPAIAQAIGAPSADRADLGATIGTHSLLLVLDNFEHLPTAAADIAALANITSNLRILITSRCALHVRGEHELPLGPLPLPTRASRGLESAAVRLFVDCVQAVDPHFRLTPANEPVVSRICCLLDGIPLALELAASRLRAVTVDGLLAWLERPLEVLTDGPRDGPHHGDSLRSTIGWSVDLLTAQQRLAFAACGTFIGGFTLPALEAVTLHESARSLLIALVEHSMVQAAEGPESRWRLLEPVREFAEELLNSLPEAGVFRERHALYYLALAEQARRCEEHLESFWFSRLAADDANLNLALQWLVETERAQQALRLVRALGPYWGHDATQKHHNWLCRIVDMPGADGEPDLLADGLRDLGLTCRNLHRFAQARQVLGRAGDLYRQLGNAAGEADVLLLLASVSSGAGDHDQALELFQRVQRIFENLNHRQRLNDVANSLGVTYLRLGQPADAFRCFERTEALSLERGSEGGLAFAKGLMGWSAYLQGERSTALPLARAAWHHMLTVPNALLRYVLLHMLAFHARDAGELTLAARMVGCSDAMRIRTGEPWDVCFAPHVKALDVALRAEMGEQYVECRVEGETLSLEDLVPEVQAFLDHILTVPPSIKTGTPLTTRELDVLRLLAQGISDKRIAQHLHISATTVSKHVSSMLGKLEMHNRVELARWAVERGLVDAPFS; this is encoded by the coding sequence ATGAAGAGTCAACCTTCGTTTCTGCCATCCCTCGTCTACCGGCGCAAGGTGCTTATGACCGTCTTCCGTGACGTACTGGCTCCCGGACATCTTCCTCCCCGTCCCACCCCACTGGTTGGCCGAGAAGCTGAAATCCTGATGGTCAGCGGATTGCTCAGCCGGCCTCAGCTTCACCTGCTGACGCTCCGGGGTCCCGGCGGTATCGGGAAAACCAGGCTGGCGCTGGAACTCGCCTACACCTTGGGACCGGAATTCGACCTGGGGGCGGTGTGGGTGAATCTTGTTTCGTTGCGGGATCCGGCGGAGGTCCTGCCCGCCATTGCTCAGGCCATCGGGGCCCCCTCCGCTGACCGCGCTGACCTAGGGGCGACCATCGGAACGCACAGCCTGCTGCTCGTCCTCGACAATTTCGAGCACCTTCCAACGGCCGCCGCCGACATCGCCGCTCTGGCCAACATCACGTCAAATCTGCGGATCCTGATCACCAGCCGCTGCGCCCTGCACGTCCGTGGGGAGCATGAATTGCCGCTCGGCCCCCTCCCACTTCCAACCCGAGCAAGCAGGGGGCTGGAGAGCGCCGCGGTGCGTCTGTTTGTCGATTGCGTTCAGGCAGTCGACCCGCACTTCCGCCTGACGCCAGCGAACGAGCCAGTCGTCTCCCGCATCTGCTGCCTCCTGGACGGTATTCCCCTGGCCCTGGAACTGGCCGCCTCAAGACTTCGTGCGGTGACCGTGGACGGTCTGCTGGCGTGGTTGGAACGGCCCCTCGAGGTGCTGACGGACGGGCCGAGAGATGGTCCACATCATGGGGATTCCCTGCGGAGCACCATCGGTTGGAGTGTCGACTTACTGACCGCTCAGCAGCGCCTGGCGTTTGCCGCGTGTGGCACCTTTATTGGTGGTTTCACGCTGCCGGCCCTTGAGGCCGTGACATTGCACGAGTCTGCACGTTCACTCCTGATTGCGCTCGTCGAGCACAGCATGGTCCAGGCGGCAGAGGGTCCTGAGTCTCGCTGGCGCCTCCTGGAGCCGGTTCGGGAGTTTGCGGAGGAACTGCTCAACAGCCTTCCGGAGGCCGGAGTGTTCCGCGAACGACACGCGCTTTACTATCTGGCACTCGCCGAGCAGGCCAGGCGGTGTGAGGAGCATCTGGAGTCGTTCTGGTTTTCGCGTCTGGCCGCGGACGACGCAAATCTAAACTTGGCCCTGCAATGGCTGGTGGAGACTGAACGGGCGCAGCAGGCACTGCGGCTGGTCAGGGCGCTCGGGCCGTACTGGGGTCATGACGCAACGCAGAAACACCATAACTGGCTGTGCCGGATCGTGGACATGCCCGGCGCGGACGGAGAGCCTGACCTGCTGGCGGACGGGCTACGAGATTTGGGACTGACCTGCCGGAATCTCCACCGGTTCGCTCAGGCCCGTCAGGTGCTGGGGCGGGCGGGCGATCTCTACCGCCAGCTGGGGAATGCTGCGGGTGAAGCCGACGTTCTGCTGCTGCTCGCGTCGGTATCCTCGGGGGCGGGAGATCACGATCAGGCTCTTGAATTGTTCCAGCGAGTCCAGCGTATCTTTGAGAACCTGAACCACAGGCAGCGTCTCAATGACGTCGCAAACAGCCTGGGGGTGACGTATCTCCGCCTGGGTCAGCCTGCGGACGCCTTCCGCTGTTTTGAGCGGACCGAGGCGTTAAGTCTGGAGCGGGGCAGTGAGGGAGGTCTGGCTTTTGCTAAGGGTTTGATGGGCTGGTCGGCTTACCTCCAGGGCGAGCGGAGCACCGCGCTGCCGTTGGCGCGGGCCGCCTGGCACCACATGCTGACGGTGCCGAACGCGCTGCTACGGTACGTGCTGCTGCACATGCTCGCCTTTCATGCTCGTGACGCTGGAGAGCTGACCCTTGCTGCGCGGATGGTCGGGTGTAGCGACGCGATGCGGATCAGGACGGGTGAACCGTGGGACGTGTGTTTCGCTCCGCACGTGAAAGCCCTGGACGTAGCCCTCCGAGCTGAGATGGGAGAACAGTATGTGGAGTGCCGTGTGGAAGGAGAGACGCTCAGCCTCGAGGACCTTGTGCCGGAAGTTCAGGCGTTTCTCGACCATATCCTGACAGTGCCGCCGTCCATCAAGACCGGCACTCCCTTGACCACGCGGGAGCTGGACGTGCTCCGGCTGCTTGCTCAGGGCATCTCGGATAAGAGAATTGCGCAACACCTTCACATCAGCGCCACGACCGTCAGTAAACATGTCTCGAGCATGCTGGGCAAGCTGGAAATGCATAACCGGGTGGAGCTTGCCCGCTGGGCCGTGGAGCGCGGGCTGGTGGATGCACCGTTCTCTTGA
- a CDS encoding tyrosine-type recombinase/integrase, with protein MDTRGESQHSPEANSTYALTLDLRRGHLLDQASNWTSLHEAELRRRATEAARDKDAEVLWDLTVAYLTTLTQAGIRISPHTLRSYRTGVRQFLAHAEERAWNLLRPRRNDAAFWVSSLTVNRDGTRPKAAATARSRVAAANALYAALRWAQVTTAHPFEDVPQPRDRTDAITRRPPHRETVVHRTLAAAEREQRTDLRVLILLTAHAGLRIEEALTLTWAQVDTASHRLTVHGKGGKRRIVGISGTLLEALRAHAGQGKNGRLFSFAHRSGAAYHLRRLMEQEGLPWAGFHAFRKYNGTLLYRRTRDFVRVAHHLGHANVNTTRAYVDVPADDLAAELADL; from the coding sequence ATGGACACCAGGGGAGAGAGCCAGCACAGTCCAGAAGCGAACTCCACCTACGCCCTCACCCTCGACCTCCGCCGGGGCCACCTCCTGGACCAGGCCTCGAACTGGACCAGCCTCCACGAAGCTGAACTCCGCCGCCGCGCCACCGAAGCCGCCCGCGACAAAGACGCCGAGGTGCTGTGGGACCTGACCGTCGCCTACCTGACCACGCTCACCCAAGCAGGCATCCGCATCAGTCCACACACCCTGCGCTCATACCGCACTGGCGTCCGGCAATTTCTGGCCCACGCTGAGGAGCGCGCCTGGAACCTGCTGCGTCCCAGGCGGAACGACGCCGCGTTCTGGGTGAGCAGCCTGACGGTCAACCGGGACGGCACCAGACCCAAAGCAGCCGCGACCGCCCGCTCCCGGGTGGCGGCCGCCAACGCCCTATACGCGGCCTTGCGTTGGGCGCAAGTCACCACGGCCCACCCGTTCGAGGATGTACCGCAACCGCGGGACCGGACCGACGCGATTACCCGGCGGCCGCCACATCGCGAGACCGTGGTGCACCGCACGTTAGCCGCTGCGGAACGGGAGCAGCGCACCGACCTGCGGGTCCTGATCCTCCTGACTGCCCATGCGGGATTGCGCATCGAGGAAGCCCTGACCCTCACCTGGGCCCAGGTCGACACCGCCAGCCACCGCCTGACCGTGCACGGAAAAGGGGGTAAGCGGCGGATCGTCGGCATCTCGGGCACCCTCCTCGAAGCCCTGCGGGCCCACGCGGGTCAGGGCAAGAATGGACGCCTGTTCTCGTTCGCCCACCGGTCCGGTGCCGCGTACCATCTGCGGCGCCTGATGGAGCAGGAAGGTCTGCCCTGGGCGGGCTTTCATGCGTTCCGGAAATACAACGGTACCTTATTGTACCGGCGGACGCGGGATTTTGTTCGTGTGGCACATCATCTGGGTCACGCGAATGTCAACACGACCAGGGCGTATGTCGATGTGCCGGCGGATGACCTGGCGGCTGAACTCGCTGATCTCTGA
- a CDS encoding DUF433 domain-containing protein: protein MNDCTFALPPPQAFPSAATRASRPRSVAAPDAPVILTLSRLLSQLDLTPTLALMARIELRGAERRPRVRGKGITVPDVLRTARRCCTLEEVLEVRPGLHELDVAACLAYDQKVRELRRE, encoded by the coding sequence ATGAATGACTGTACTTTTGCCCTGCCTCCACCCCAGGCATTTCCATCCGCCGCCACCCGGGCTTCCCGTCCCAGATCCGTGGCGGCCCCCGACGCCCCGGTCATCCTGACCCTGAGCCGCCTGCTGAGCCAGCTCGACCTCACGCCCACCCTGGCCCTGATGGCCCGCATCGAACTGCGCGGTGCCGAGCGCCGGCCGCGGGTGCGTGGCAAAGGCATCACCGTTCCGGACGTGCTCAGGACCGCCCGGCGCTGCTGCACTCTGGAAGAGGTGCTCGAAGTCCGGCCCGGCCTCCATGAACTCGACGTCGCCGCCTGCCTGGCCTACGACCAGAAAGTGCGCGAACTGCGGCGGGAGTAA
- a CDS encoding glycoside hydrolase family 3 C-terminal domain-containing protein, producing MTMQSLAATALAATLVILGTAGTGADAWPWMNPTLSPDQRADLVLRQMTPDEKQRLVFGSFATDLPAKFYRAPREARYGSAGYVPGIPRLGLPPQWQTDAGIGVATQGSAPKKLERTALPSGIATTASWNPEIARRGGAMIGREARLSGFNVMLAGGVNLARDPRNGRTFEYGGEDPLLAGTMIGHHVAGIQSNHIISTVKHFALNNQESGRHLLDARIDEAGARMSDLLAFQFAIERSDAGSVMCAYNRVNGTYACENHWLLTQVLRDDWGFRGYVLSDWGAVHSTEQSAKAGLDQDSGFPFDAQPYFGAPLRQAVAQGRVTGHRLNEMAHRILRAMFDNGVVDHPVTPQETEIDFAAHAEVTRTAAEQGAVLLRNEGRLLPLSADLRRIAVIGGHADVGVLSGGGSSQTYPRGGNAVPGLEPRTWPGPIVYYPSSPVRAIQAQVPGAQVSFHDGTDAAEAAHAAREADVAIVFGTQWASESIDVPLTLPGHQDALIAAVAAANPRTVVVLETGGPVLMPWVTQVPAILEAWYPGTEGGQAIANLLFGRVNPSGRLPITFPRDESQLPRPRLDGNGLRPGTPFSVDYFEGARVGYRWFDANNLEPLFPFGYGLTYTQFEYDRLRAGVDGQDLVVSFRVENKGPRRGRDVPQVYVSPAGGGWEAPRRLAGFASVELEPGGDQMVTLSVDPRTLATWDTAAREWRIARGAYRVMVGTHSRDVKETETVHLPERRLPAGWRPGS from the coding sequence ATGACCATGCAGAGCCTCGCCGCCACCGCACTCGCTGCCACGCTCGTCATACTTGGCACTGCCGGCACAGGTGCGGACGCGTGGCCCTGGATGAACCCCACCCTCAGCCCGGACCAGCGCGCCGACCTCGTGCTGCGGCAGATGACTCCCGACGAGAAGCAGCGCCTCGTGTTCGGCTCTTTCGCGACCGACCTCCCCGCGAAGTTTTACCGTGCGCCGCGGGAAGCACGCTACGGCTCCGCCGGCTACGTGCCCGGCATCCCACGCCTCGGCCTCCCACCGCAGTGGCAGACCGACGCTGGCATCGGCGTCGCCACCCAGGGCAGCGCGCCGAAAAAGCTCGAGCGGACCGCTCTCCCCTCCGGGATCGCAACCACCGCCAGCTGGAATCCGGAGATCGCCCGCCGGGGCGGCGCGATGATCGGCCGCGAAGCACGGCTGTCCGGCTTCAACGTGATGCTCGCGGGCGGCGTCAACCTGGCGCGCGACCCCCGCAACGGCCGCACCTTCGAATACGGCGGCGAGGACCCTCTGCTGGCCGGCACCATGATCGGCCACCACGTTGCCGGGATCCAGTCCAACCACATCATCTCGACGGTCAAGCATTTCGCGCTCAACAACCAGGAGAGCGGGCGCCACCTCCTCGATGCACGAATCGACGAAGCAGGCGCGCGCATGTCCGACCTCCTCGCCTTTCAGTTCGCGATCGAGCGGTCAGATGCGGGTTCGGTGATGTGCGCCTACAACCGGGTGAATGGCACCTACGCCTGCGAGAATCACTGGCTGCTGACGCAGGTGCTAAGAGACGACTGGGGCTTTCGCGGGTATGTGCTGTCGGACTGGGGCGCGGTCCACAGCACCGAGCAGTCGGCCAAGGCCGGGCTCGACCAGGACTCCGGCTTTCCATTCGACGCACAGCCTTATTTCGGTGCGCCGCTCCGCCAGGCGGTCGCACAGGGCCGCGTCACCGGGCACCGGCTGAACGAGATGGCGCACCGGATCCTGCGCGCCATGTTCGACAACGGTGTGGTGGACCATCCGGTGACGCCGCAGGAGACGGAGATCGACTTCGCTGCCCATGCGGAAGTGACCCGCACCGCGGCCGAGCAGGGCGCCGTCCTCCTCAGGAACGAAGGGCGCCTTCTCCCGCTGAGCGCTGACCTGCGGCGGATCGCGGTCATCGGGGGTCATGCGGATGTCGGCGTGCTCTCGGGCGGCGGCTCATCGCAGACCTATCCGCGGGGTGGCAACGCCGTGCCCGGCCTGGAGCCGCGGACCTGGCCGGGGCCGATCGTCTATTATCCCTCCTCGCCGGTGCGCGCGATCCAGGCGCAGGTGCCGGGCGCGCAGGTGAGCTTCCACGACGGCACCGATGCCGCGGAAGCAGCACATGCCGCGCGTGAAGCCGACGTCGCGATTGTCTTCGGCACGCAGTGGGCCAGTGAATCCATCGACGTGCCGCTTACCCTGCCGGGCCATCAGGACGCGCTCATCGCCGCCGTCGCCGCGGCCAATCCGCGCACCGTCGTGGTGCTCGAGACCGGCGGGCCGGTCCTGATGCCGTGGGTGACCCAGGTGCCGGCGATTCTGGAAGCCTGGTATCCCGGGACCGAGGGCGGGCAGGCGATCGCCAACCTCCTGTTCGGCCGGGTGAATCCTTCCGGCCGGTTACCGATCACCTTCCCCCGCGACGAGAGTCAGTTGCCGCGCCCGCGGCTCGATGGCAACGGCCTGCGGCCGGGCACGCCCTTCAGCGTTGACTATTTTGAAGGTGCGCGGGTCGGGTATCGCTGGTTCGACGCCAACAACCTCGAGCCGCTCTTTCCGTTCGGGTACGGCCTCACGTACACGCAGTTCGAGTATGACCGGCTGCGTGCCGGTGTCGACGGGCAGGATCTCGTGGTCAGCTTCCGGGTGGAGAATAAGGGGCCGCGGCGTGGCCGGGACGTGCCGCAGGTGTATGTTTCGCCGGCTGGTGGCGGCTGGGAGGCCCCGCGCCGCCTGGCCGGGTTCGCCAGTGTGGAACTCGAGCCCGGTGGTGATCAGATGGTCACGCTCTCGGTCGATCCGCGCACGCTCGCCACCTGGGACACGGCCGCACGCGAATGGCGGATTGCCCGCGGAGCGTACCGCGTGATGGTTGGCACCCACTCGCGCGACGTCAAGGAGACGGAGACCGTGCACCTCCCCGAGCGGCGGCTCCCCGCCGGCTGGCGGCCTGGAAGCTGA